A window of the Oryza brachyantha chromosome 5, ObraRS2, whole genome shotgun sequence genome harbors these coding sequences:
- the LOC121054401 gene encoding uncharacterized protein LOC121054401, with translation MAPAAVAVAALSDDLLREVFLLLPTPADLARASLACRPFLRAVRNAAFLRRFRRLHGASSCPILLGCLVHHPRHPDQPAPLLVPYSSSSTAGARAGGVRDADFSLSFLPDGGWLGGGGAAWQFLDCRNGRVLLRNRGSQELAVADPLARSCVSLPPPPAERPVGYGLVADDGDSSSFRVFCISQDGDAGGGVSGTRALVISSGELSWADVAVLPRRPNLAGSRAMQANGSLYWTLEGGASMVALSTATMEFSVLDLPRPLRQLPFDVVEKGEDDGNGPLYLLTMRGFCVEVWAGAEDGAGAMAWTPVEKSVRFHKAMAMMHDSVELYHHGLDVIGVVAGVLFLRQWNCLLSIDLETMKLRRLSDEDCSSALIYPYAMPWPPSFLNPTAHGA, from the coding sequence ATggccccggccgccgtcgccgtcgcggcgctgAGCGACGACCTCCTCCGGGAGGTCTTCCTGCTCCTCCCCACCCCCGCCGACCTCGCCCGCGCCTCCCTCGCCTGCAGGCCCTTCCTCCGCGCCGTCCGCAAcgccgccttcctccgccgcttccgccgcctccacggcGCCTCGTCCTGCCCGATCCTCCTCGGCTGCCTCGTCCACCACCCCCGCCACCCCGACCAGCCGGCGCCGCTGTTGGTTCCCTACTCCTCCTCATCGACCGCCGGTGCCAGGGCTGGTGGTGTCCGAGATGCCGACTTCTCCCTCTCGTTCCTCCCCGACGGCGGTTggttgggcggcggcggcgcggcgtggcagTTCTTGGACTGCCGCAACGGCCGCGTACTGCTCAGGAATCGGGGATCGCaggagctcgccgtcgccgacccgtTGGCCCGGAGCTGCGTCTCCCTCCCCCCGCCCCCCGCCGAGCGCCCCGTAGGGTacggcctcgtcgccgacgacggcgactcATCCTCGTTCCGGGTGTTCTGCATTTCACaagacggcgacgccggcggcggcgtctccgGGACGCGAGCCTTGGTCATCTCATCCGGCGAACTTTCCTGGGCCGACGTCGCCGttctcccccgccgccccaATCTCGCCGGCTCCCGGGCGATGCAGGCGAACGGGTCGCTGTACTGGACACTCGAGGGCGGCGCGAGCATGGTGGCGCTCAGCACGGCGACGATGGAGTTCTCCGTCCTCGACCTCCCGCGTCCATTGAGGCAGCTCCCCTTCGACGTCGTCGAGAAGGGGGAGGATGACGGCAACGGGCCGCTCTACCTGCTCACCATGCGCGGCTTCTGCGTCGAGGTGTGGGCCggcgcggaggacggcgccggcgcgatgGCGTGGACGCCGGTGGAGAAGTCGGTGAGGTTTCACAaggcgatggcgatgatgcATGACTCGGTGGAGCTGTACCACCATGGATTGGATGTCATCGGGGTGGTTGCCGGCGTTCTGTTCTTGCGTCAGTGGAATTGCCTGCTCTCCATTGATCTGGAGACCATGAAGCTGAGGAGGCTGTCCGATGAAGATTGCTCGTCGGCGC
- the LOC121054453 gene encoding protein SRC2-like, which yields MACRVLEVTLVSAKDLKKVTVFSKMRVYAVASISGGDPRVPTHRTQADREGGRSPRWHAQLRFPIPGAGHDDGGAADARALALHVLLRAERTFGDSDVGEVFVPVQDLVAAAPDNGEHRHLSYQVRRPVSGRKCGVLHISFQITDDVPVPADQAPTAGGGAFPRYVHGASTRHVGAKSVHAVTAYPATGRGGGGSGGAAYSPSPAYHHGAMQYDSPYRRGHHHHHHHYGYGAVGPSYGYSPAPYGHGAPAAASHGGGMGVGAGFGVGLLGGAVGGMVLGDMLADAEMDAPFDPGMGF from the coding sequence ATGGCGTGCCGGGTGCTGGAGGTGACGCTGGTCTCGGCCAAGGACCTCAAGAAGGTGACGGTGTTCTCCAAGATGCGGGTGTACGCCGTGGCGTCCATCTCCGGCGGCGACCCCCGGGTGCCCACGCACCGGACGCAGGCCGACCGGGAGGGCGGCCGGAGCCCCAGGTGGCACGCGCAGCTCCGGTTCCCCATCCCCGGCGCAGGCCATGAcgatggcggcgccgccgacgcgcgtGCCCTCGCGCTGCACGTGCTGCTCCGCGCCGAGCGGACCTTCGGCGACTCCGACGTCGGGGAGGTGTTCGTCCCGGTACAGGAcctcgtcgccgcggcgcccgACAACGGCGAGCACAGGCACCTCAGCTACCAGGTGCGCCGCCCCGTCAGCGGCCGGAAGTGCGGCGTGCTCCACATATCGTTCCAGATCACCGACGACGTGCCGGTCCCGGCCGACCAGGCACCcactgccggcggcggcgcgttccCGCGGTACGTGCACGGCGCCTCAACGCGGCATGTCGGCGCGAAGAGCGTCCACGCGGTCACCGCGTAcccggcgaccgggcgcggcggcggcggcagcggaggcgCAGCCTACTCGCCTTCTCCGGCGTACCACCACGGCGCCATGCAGTACGACTCCCCGTACCGCCGCGGacaccatcaccaccaccaccattacGGGTACGGCGCCGTCGGCCCGTCCTACGGCTACAGCCCGGCGCCGTACGGGCACGGTgctccagcggcggcgagccacGGCGGGGGGATGGGGGTGGGGGCAGGCTTCGGCGTCGGGCTgctcggcggcgcggtcgGCGGGATGGTGCTCGGCGACATGCTCGCCGACGCGGAGATGGACGCGCCCTTCGACCCCGGCATGGGCTTCTGA
- the LOC102716780 gene encoding sodium/hydrogen exchanger 2-like, whose amino-acid sequence MGLDLGALVLKSGGLSVSDYDSIVAINIFVALLCSCIVIGHLLEGNRWVNESITALVMGLITGGVILLVSGGKNSHILVFSEDLFFIYLLPPIIFNAGFQVKKKQFFRNFMTIILFGAVGTLISFVIISLGAMALFKKLDVGPLQLGDYLAIGAIFSATDSVCTLQVLNQDETPLLYSLVFGEGVVNDATSVVLFNAIENIDIANFDSLVLLAFIGNFLYLFFTSTLLGVVAGLLSAYIIKKLGFARHSTDREVAIMILMAYLSYMLSMLLDLSGILTVFFSGIVMSHYTWHNVTESSRITTKHTFATLSFIAEIFLFLYVGMDALDIEKWKLASSSPKKPIALSATILGLVMVGRAAFVFPLSFLSNLSKKETRPKISFKQQVIIWWAGLMRGAVSIALAYHKFTASGHTELRINAIMITSTVIVVLFSTMVFGFLTKPLLNLLIPPRPDMAADLSSQSIIDPLLGSLLGSADFDVGQASPQNNLQLLLTIPTRSVHRVWRKFDDRFMRPVFGGRGFVPFVPGSPVERSTHGSQLGTVTEAEHS is encoded by the exons ATGGGGCTGGATTTGGGAGCGCTCGTTCTCAAATCCGGCGGGCTGTCGGTGTCGGACTACGACTCGATCGTCGCGATCAACATCTTCGTGGCACTGCTGTGCAGCTGCATTGTGATCGGGCACCTGCTGGAGGGGAACCGGTGGGTCAATGAATCCATCACCGCGCTTGTCATG GGGCTGATCACCGGAGGTGTGATTCTGCTCGTCAGTGGTGGGAAGAACTCACACATTCTTGTGTTCAGTGAGGACCTCTTCTTCATCTATTTGCTTCCACCGATCATATTTAATGCTGG GTTTCAAGTAAAGAAGAAGCAATTCTTCCGCAATTTTATgacaattattttgtttggtgcTGTTGGGACATTGATATCCTTTGTAATAATATCTCTAG GTGCTATGGCATTGTTCAAAAAACTTGACGTTGGTCCACTCCAGCTTGGGGACTATCTTG CAATTGGGGCGATCTTCTCAGCAACAGATTCTGTTTGCACCTTACAG GTGCTTAACCAGGACGAAACGCCCCTACTCTACAGTCTAGTTTTCGGTGAAGGGGTTGTCAATGATGCTACATCTGTTGTGCTCTTTAATGCAATTGAAAACATTGACATTGCTAATTTCGACAGTCTTGTTCTACTAGCGTTCATTGGAAATTTTCTCTACCTATTCTTCACCAGTACCCTTCTTGGAGTAGTT GCTGGGTTGCTTAGTGCCTATATTATCAAGAAACTAGGTTTTGCCAG ACACTCAACGGACAGAGAAGTTGCTATCATGATACTCATGGCGTACCTTTCATATATGCTGTCGATG CTGCTAGATCTGAGTGGCATCCTCACTGTTTTCTTCTCCGGAATAGTAATGTCACATTACACTTGGCATAATGTGACAGAAAGCTCTAGGATTACTACCAA GCACACTTTTGCAACTTTATCTTTCATTGctgaaatttttctatttctctatGTTGGGATGGATGCACTGGACATTGAAAAATGGAAATTAGCTAGCAGCAG TCCTAAGAAACCAATTGCTTTAAGTGCAACTATATTGGGCTTGGTTATGGTTGGAAGAGCAGCATTTGTATTCCCTTTGTCTTTCTTATCCAATCTAAGTAAAAAAGAGACACGCCCAAAGATCTCCTTCAAGCAGCAA GTAATCATATGGTGGGCAGGTCTCATGAGAGGAGCAGTGTCAATAGCACTTGCATATCACAAG TTCACCGCATCTGGTCATACTGAATTGCGAATTAATGCTATCATGATCACCAGCACAGTCATTGTTGTGCTGTTCAGCACAATG gtttttggttttcttaCCAAGCCTCTGCTCAATCTCCTCATCCCACCAAGGCCTGACATGGCAGCTGATCTCTCAAGCCAGTCAATCATAGACCCACTTCTTGGAAGCTTGCTGGGGTCTGCTGACTTTGATGTAGGTCAGGCCTCCCCTCAGAACAACCTTCAGCTTCTTCTCACCATTCCAACTCGCTCCGTTCATCGCGTGTGGCGCAAGTTTGATGACAGATTTATGCGCCCGGTGTTCGGGGGCCGAGGCTTTGTTCCATTTGTTCCTGGTTCACCGGTGGAGAGGAGCACCCATGGATCTCAACTGGGTACTGTGACTGAGGCTGAACATAGTTGA
- the LOC102713824 gene encoding pectinesterase inhibitor 8-like, with protein MKASSSAIAVAVLVVVAACSGCARVAEATIESTCGAAARGDRRVDVRFCAWQFAAYHGAAEADAWGLAKIAALVGVNLGDDAVYDIESGKIRPPRGGGARGKAAMDACSRAYDAVGMAFAEASDELGARRYAAARQQMARVAALAQRCDGGLAKAGAKAPLPRYSADCQKMAIIGIAITGLLK; from the coding sequence ATGAAGGCTTCCTCTTCTGCGATCGCCGTCGCGGTGCTCGTCGTTGTCGCGGCGTGCTCCGGCTGCGCGAGGGTGGCTGAGGCGACGATCGAGAGCACgtgcggggcggcggcgaggggcgacCGGCGCGTGGACGTCCGGTTCTGCGCGTGGCAGTTCGCGGCGTAccacggcgcggcggaggcggacgcgTGGGGGCTCGCCAAGAtcgccgcgctcgtcggcgTCAacctcggcgacgacgccgtctACGACATCGAGTCCGGCAAGATCCGGCCTccccgcggcggaggcgccagGGGGAAGGCGGCCATGGACGCGTGCTCCAGGGCGTACGACGCCGTGGGCATGGCCTTCGCGGAGGCCTCCGACGAGCTGGGCGCGCGCCggtacgcggcggcgaggcagcagATGGCGCGCGTGGCGGCGCTCGCGCAGCGGTGCGACGGCGGCCTCGCCAAGGCCGGCGCGAAGGCGCCGCTGCCGAGGTACAGCGCCGACTGCCAGAAGATGGCCATCATCGGCATCGCCATTACCGGCCTCCTCAAGTGA
- the LOC102717064 gene encoding senescence-associated protein OSA15, chloroplastic — translation MATRISGTVAASGVCYNDQYRMPCKLKGIHCMALNCIPQKVKLRKFMDGYQSAFRHCVNEKNGQTTGLSNGSLIHQGQNIRCHSYGSHNSSETKECSLEDGIDPYRKFEEPSRGTSQFSDNQVASKKKSVKSSQGLAEACKFVYNDAKFVNERAQNDILLLSRGITRLNKRACQDVAVLGSGFLKLDARARKDTQKIDHSVKERAARLTHFARILKEQAQSDLKKAADQHWSDGALEADLRRADLVVRRRAMEDAFMALKFVRDIHDMMANRLQEQFAKDGSSYPANSTSFITLEKNGNTFELFPREVSTDQITAIEEAYRSMASALSEADGIDYTDPEELELLVATLIDLDAMDGKKSVSLLAECSSSPDVNTRKALANALAAAPSMWILGNAGMGALQRLAQDSNYAVARAAARAIDELTKQWELEEGDSLRFVLNQYLASEETADDSPAADDAR, via the exons ATGGCTACTCGTATCTCTGGAACTGTAGCAGCTAGTGGGGTATGCTATAATGATCAATATAGAATGCCATGTAAGCTGAAAGGAATTCATTGCATGGCATTGAACTGTATACCACAAAAGGTGAAGTTAAGGAAGTTCATGGACGGATATCAGTCTGCCTTCAGACATTGTGTAAACGAGAAAAATGGACAAACCACTGGGCTGTCCAATGGTTCCCTGATCCACCAAGGCCAGAATATCCGGTGTCATTCTTATGGTTCTCATAACAGCAGTGAAACTAAAGAGTGCAGTCTTGAAGACGGCATTGATCCATACAG GAAATTTGAAGAACCTTCAAGAGGAACTTCTCAATTTTCAGATAATCAAGTTGcatcaaagaaaaaatcagTCAAATCTAGTCAAGGGTTGGCTGAAGCTTGCAAATTTGTTTACAATGATGCAAAATTTGTGAATGAAAGGGCTCAAAATGATATTCTCTTGCTTTCACG TGGCATCACAAGGCTGAACAAACGTGCGTGCCAGGATGTTGCTGTTCTAGGATCAGGATTTCTCAAGCTTGATG CTCGTGCAAGGAAAGACACTCAAAAGATTGACCACAGTGTGAAGGAAAGGGCGGCGCGGCTTACCCACTTTGCGAGA ATATTAAAGGAACAGGCTCAGTCAGACTTGAAGAAAGCAGCAGATCAGCATTGGAGTGATGGTGCTTTAGAA GCAGATCTACGACGAGCTGACTTGGTTGTTAGACGACGTGCCATGGAAGATGCTTTCATGGCTTTAAAG TTTGTTCGGGATATCCATGACATGATGGCAAACAGATTACAAGAACA gTTTGCAAAGGATGGTTCATCTTATCCTGCAAATTCAACAAGTTTCATCACCCTTGAGAAAAACGGGAATACGTTCGAGCTATTTCCTCGTGAAGTTTCAACGGACCAGATTACTGCCATAGAG GAAGCATACAGGAGTATGGCATCTGCCTTGTCTGAGGCTGACGGTATTGACTACACTGATCCTGAGGAG CTTGAATTGTTAGTAGCAACTTTGATTGACCTGGATGCCATGGATGGGAAAAAGAGTGTTTCCTTGCTTGCTGAATGTTCCAGCTCTCCAGATGTTAATACCAG GAAAGCTTTAGCTAATGCATTGGCTGCAGCTCCATCCATGTGGATTCTTGGGAATGCTGGGATGGGGGCATTACAG AGATTGGCTCAAGATTCCAATTATGCTGTAGCCAGGGCTGCAGCAAGGGCCATCGATGAACTCACGAAGCAGTGGGAGCTTGAAGAAGGTGACAGCCTGAGGTTTGTACTGAATCAATATCTGGCTTCTGAGGAGACAGCTGATGACAGTCCAGCAGCAGATGATGCCAGGTGA
- the LOC102713547 gene encoding coiled-coil domain-containing protein SCD2-like, with protein sequence MDRLSRPASPAGGYARRGGGAYAHHHGGGGSAQTSPPGGGSPTASPVHRHARAGSLGGAGAASTVGRRGSRAHNTAARAAAQRLARVMASTDGAGGGGGGGGGGDGGSGSDDDEYELSGPPIELSSTPRRTATRSPSPSIGRYLADQTQVNRPPSLTNRYTAGKSVPMIPSIKQQTRPATSGAGLESPVVNRREQRRSVDLGSSLRARRTSSSLHDEINTLQVENDSMYEKFNLAEERSEDGDVKSMHMAAVIADAIEPEANLISRKDAALEQRKAALRIASRRSNSASCDEITTLRSEAKAANSVARSASQRLKSTGSDIRSLQGATNRMVLSQEEMEEVVLKRCWLARYWKLCVRLDIHSDIAEEKQDYWSSFAPLSLEVVLSIGQKARDGTLSDNADMETRSKMSDASHLNDMTGDGNIENMLLVERGLRELASLKVEDAIMLALAEHRRIKPLSGPASSEGQNPTESLELSEEEQDDVRFKQAWLTYFWRRAKNHDIEEDIADERLQFWIEQGNHPVGTIDVIEVERGLNELKKLGIESQLWEATRRSLDDDFSNHGSPTGSEI encoded by the exons ATGGATCGGCTGTCGCGGCCGGCAAGCCCGGCGGGCGGGTACGCGAGGAGGGGCGGCGGGGCGTACGCGcaccaccacggcggcggcggctcggcgcaGACGTCGCCGCCTGGCGGGGggtcgccgacggcgtcgcccGTCCACCGCCACGCGCGGGCGGGGTCGCTCGGGGGCGCCGGGGCCGCGTCGACCGTCGGGCGGAGGGGGTCGCGCGCGCACAACACCGCCGCGCGGGCCGCGGCGCAGAGGCTCGCGCGGGTCATGGCGTCcaccgacggcgcggggggtggaggcggcgggggcggagggggagacggcggcagcggcagcgacgacgacgagtacGAGCTCTCGGGCCCGCCCATCGAGCTCTCCTCCACCCCCCGGCGCACCGCCACCCGCTCCCCTTCCCCCTCG ATAGGTCGTTACCTTGCGGATCAGACACAAGTGAACCGACCGCCGTCGCTGACGAACCGATACACGGCTGGGAAGTCGGTTCCAATGATACCATCAATCAAGCAGCAGACCCGGCCAGCGACGAGCGGTGCAGGGTTGGAGTCCCCCGTGGTAAACCGGCGGGAGCAGAG GAGATCAGTTGATCTAGGAAGCTCTCTGAGAGCACGGCGGACCTCTTCTTCTCTTCATGATGAG ATTAACACCCTCCAAGTGGAAAATGACAGCATGTATGAAAAA TTTAACCTTGCAGAAGAAAGGAGTGAGGATGGAGATGTTAAGTCCATGCACATG GCTGCTGTTATTGCTGATGCCATAGAACCAGAGGCCAATCTAATCAGCAG AAAGGATGCAGCGCTAGAACAAAGAAAG GCTGCATTGAGAATTGCTTCAAGAAGGTCTAACAGTGCTAGCTGTGATGAAATCACAACCCTTCGGTCAGAAGCAAAG GCTGCCAATTCTGTAGCTAGATCTGCATCGCAGCGCCTAAAGAGTACTGGATCAGACATAAGATCTCTCCAGGGAGCAACCAACAGAATGGTCCTGTCTCAAGAAGAGATG GAGGAGGTGGTTCTAAAGAGATGTTGGCTCGCTCGCTACTGGAAACTATGTGTTAGACTAG ATATACATTCAGATATTGCTGAAGAAAAACAAGATTACTGGTCATCATTTGCACCACTTTCCCTTGAAGTTGTCCTGTCAATTGGGCAAAAAGCTAGAGATGGAACATTGTCAG ATAATGCTGACATGGAGACCAGAAGTAAAATGTCTGATGCAAGTCACTTGAATGATATGACTGGAGATGGAAATATTGAGAACATGCTTTTAGTTGAGAGGGGACTACGTGAATTAGCTTCACTCAAG GTAGAGGATGCCATCATGCTTGCTTTAGCAGAACATCGACGCATCAAACCTCTCTCAG GCCCAGCTTCTTCTGAAGGTCAGAACCCTACAGAGTCCTTGG AGTTAAGCGAGGAAGAGCAGGATGATGTACGGTTCAAGcag GCATGGTTAACCTACTTCTGGAGGCGAGCCAAAAACCATGACATAGAAGAAGATATAGCGGATGAGCGGCTACAGTTTTGGATAGAACAAGGCAACCATCCAGTTGGTACAATCGATGTCATAGAAG TTGAGAGAGGACTTAATGAGCTGAAGAAGCTGGGAATCGAGTCTCAGCTGTGGGAAGCGACCAGGAGATCTCTCGACGATGACTTTAGCAATCACGGGAGCCCAACCGGATCAGAAATTTAG
- the LOC102716498 gene encoding uncharacterized protein LOC102716498: MSTGVGGLRQLLAAAVTTGVAEARAAIFGHALNPTGKRAATKLLRKKMVGEQVAQWYPYDIKRDDPLVMAREEKGRLSKLEMLKRRGKGPPKKGQGRRAVKRSK, from the exons atgagcaCGGGGGTGGGCGGGTTGCGGCAgctgctggcggcggcggtgacgacgggGGTGGCCGAGGCGCGGGCGGCGATCTTCGGGCACGCGCTGAACCCGACGGGGAAgcgcgcggcgacgaagctGCTGCGGAAGAAGATGGTCGGCGAGCAGGTCGCGCAGTGGTACCCCTACGACATCAAGCGCGACGACCCGCTCGTCATGGCGCGCGAGGAGAAGGG GCGTTTGTCAAAACTGGAAATGCTTAAGCGTCGTGGGAAGGGTCCTCCAAAGAAGGGCCAGGGAAGGCGTGCTGTCAAGAGAAGCAAATAG